A window of Clostridia bacterium genomic DNA:
CCGGCTCCGGAGCGCACGAACGCCTTCGCGCGTTCCGGAGCCGGTGCCGTTGAGGGTAACGCCCCGCGGCGCGGCGAACTGCTTGTTTATGCACGCAAAAGGAGAATCGGTGTGATAAAACGCTTTATAAATACTTATAAAGTACCTGAAGAAGGCAAAAAACTGCCGGGGAAAACGTTGATGCTTCATGTGGCGTTGGCGTTTATCGCGGTGTTTCTTTGTCTTGTTTTCATAGCGACGTCTGCGTATGCGCTTTTTGAGAAGACCGTCACGTCAACCGGAAACACGATAACGGCTTCAAATCCGGGGCCCGTTACATACAATACCTTCACTCATTCCGCCAACCTCGCGCATACCGATACCTATCTCTACCGCGTCGGCAACGGCAACACCGTCAAGCTTGGTTCGCTGTTTGCTGTTGAGCAGCGTGCGGTACCAGATCCCGCCAACGTCAAGATCAAGGTCGAATCGGCATTGGGCTCCGGCGCTGCGAGCGTTTACAGCGCCTCGGTCGGCACGAATCTCGAATCCGGCAGTAACGCGCAGTGCGTTTATACAAAGAACACGTCCGATTGGACGCAGTCGACCCTCAAGTTCACCGGCGAGGGCCCGGTTAGCGTTACCATAAAAGAGGGCGACGGCGAGGCCTATACCCTCAATCTCGAGGTCGTCACCGGAAATAACTTCGTCGAGAACGCGACGCTGAGCAGCGGCGCGAATATCGTTCTGCTCGGCAACGTCAAGGCCGGCGCGAGCAGCGGCACGAATCCGGCTCTTTATCTTAACGCTAAAAGCATTTACGGCAACGGCTTTGAGATAGACTGCACCGGCAGCAATATCAGCACTAAGGGCCACGGTATCATTAGCCTTATTAACTCCTCTATAGATAACGCGATCATTATCGGTCCGACTTTCACCACGTATCAAGGCAATTACAATAACGATTATTACGGCTCGACGGTGCTTTGCGAAGGCGGAACGAGCTATATCAGCAACTGTCGGATCACCGGCGCCTCGTCTCCGCTGCGTATCAAGAGTGACGGAGTCGTTTCCGATACCGTCCTTTCCGGCGGTTTGATGTGTAATATGGAGATTAAGAGCGGCAGCGTGACGGTCGAGAACGTGACAACAGTTAATACGCAGAACAGCTTGGGTATTGTATTCGGTCTTGACTGCTCCGCTGGCTCGACTATTACCATAAACGGCACCCTTGATCAGCATAACTTTGTAGCCGATAATACGACTATGAGCAACCCAAACGCTACTACGTTAAAGAACGCTATGTTCGGCAGCACTTATTCTAATTATCAGTTTACATCCGGCAGCAGAAAGTACGTCAACACCGGCATTGTATCTTTGACGGCTAACGTTGGCGCCGGAGATATTATTGATAACCGTCTTGATAAAAGGAATTACTCCGGTATGACGGCTTCGCTTTTAGGACAAAGCGGATATGTTTACACGATGGTGAATACCGATTCGTCTATGCTTGAGACGAGCTATACCGAGCCTGAGTATGTTCCTTCTTCGCAGAAGCCGTATGATCCTGTATTCACGTGGTCCGTCCCCTCCGGCGATAACGTAGCCGCCGGCGGTGATAACCACTGCTATAAGGATTCCTACGGCGTGCTGCAGATTCAGTTCCTGCAAGGCGGCAGCAAGACGATTAACGCCTCCGCTTACCAGACCTTCAAAAAGTATCAGGGAGCGGATCCGATAGCGCTTTCATCGATAACCTGCGTCAATAAACTGTCCGGCGCCTCCATTGCCGTTACGGATAACAACATAACCTTCAACGATGCGGGCGAGTATACGATATCTTATCAGTATAACGGCGTCACGGTTTATGATGAGGTTCTCGGAACTTCGACTACCGTTAATTATATAAAGACGATAAAAGTCAACGTTGCGGTTAAAAAGGTTGCGCCTAACGCCGTTATTGCCGTTTCGCAGGTCAACGGTGCTATGATTTGGGGTACGGCAGGACGTTTTGGGGACCCTGACTATAAGCCTGCCGCTCCTATATTTGACTATATGACCATTACTGATTACGACGACGACGGAAATCCTTATACCGTCCTTGACGGAAGCAATCAGGCGGCGTTCCTCAATAGCATCGCCTCCGTCGTCGCCGACAGCGATAACAAGACCGGCTTTACGATCAACTTCCCGGATGGGACGAAGTTGGTCATCAAGTGCGCCGCGCCGTACAACTCCGGTACGCTTGAGTTCAAAAAGTATGATAACAAGTTCTATATGTGCGGAAGCGTTAATTATAACAACCCGACCGCCGCGACGTGGAACGTAACTTCTTATACCTATACCGGTCGCAACGGCGTCGCGGTAACTTACGGCAAGCGTGGTTTCACATCGACGACGGATTCTACGAACTACAGTTTGAGCAACCTTTCGACGAATAGATTCCTGATGTACGACGCGCAGGGCGGTACGGTTTCGCCCGCGTATACCGGCACTTCACCCGCGACGCTGCCGACTCCGACGCGCGATGGCTACACCTTCCTCAACTGGAATACGAAGGCGGACGGCACCGGAACCGCGAGAAACGCGGGAGCGAATATGACCTTCAGCAGCACCACTACGCTCTATGCAATCTGGGTGAAGAACGTAACCGTAACGTTTAATGCCGGAAATGGCAGCGCGGTTTCTCCGATTTCCGCAGGTGTCGGCACAAATCAGACGTTGCCGACGTCAACTTCTACGATGTATTGGCTCGAGGGTTGGTACACTGCGGAAGATGGCGAAGGAACGAGAATCGGTAACGCCGGCGCGTCCTTCACTATGCCGTCTGATGATACTACTTATTACGCGCACTGGTCGCCGAAGTATTATGTTATCTATAATATGACGAATGGCGGCACGGTCACCGCTGATTCTATTGAGTACGCAGGCGATACTGTTTACGGCGCTATATACGAGGGCACGGCGTTAACGTTGGCCACGGCAGCAAACGGCGCAAAGACCTTCGAGGGCTGGTTTACCGCCGCGGAGGGCGGCACAAAGATCGGCGCGGCGGGCGATTCTTACGTCCCCACCGCGAATATTGAGCTTTTCGCTCAGTGGTCGGATAACATCCCTGTAACCTTTGACGGTAACGGCGGCACTGCCGGTACCAATTCGGCTACTTACGATAACGTAACGCCTATCACGCTACCGACGGCGACCCGGGCGGGTCATGCGTTCAACGGCTGGTACACCGAGACCTCCGGCGGAACGAAGGTCGGCAATGCCGGCACTTCCTACGTGCCCACCGAACCCACTACGCTCTACGCCCAGTGGACTGCGTATACCGTAACCTATGACGCTAACGACGGCTCGGTCAGTCCCGCTTCGGCTTCCGCAGGCGATAACGGCTCTGTCACGCTCCCGACGCCCACGCGCACGGGCTATACCTTCAACGGCTGGTACACCGAGACCTCCGGCGGAACGAAGATCGGCAACGGCGGCGCGTCCTACACGCCGACCGCGAATATCACCATCCACGCGCAGTGGACGGTAAATAGTTATAAGGTCACTATCTCCACGTCGAACAGCTCCACGGCGGTCACCGTCAACGGCACGACCGTCAACAACAACGGCTCGGTAGCGTACAACAGCGTCGTCAAGGTTGAGCTGAGTTATACTCAAAGCAACAGCTTGACCTTCACTATCAAGCAGGGCAATACTACTGACGTGACGCGTTATTCCAACGAGGCGTGTACGACTACGACGACTTCTACCGCCGCGGGTACTTATTATTTCAAGATGCCCGCAGGCGACGTTACGATCAACAGCAGCAGCAGCGCTTCCGGCGGCGGCAACTGTATCACCGAAGGCACGCTTATCACTCTCGCCGACGGCACGCAAAAGCCCGTTGAAGAGCTAACCGGCGAAGAACTGCTCCTCGTCTGGAACCTCGAAACCGGCAGCAGCGACGTCGCTCCGATAATGTTCATAGACTCCGATCCGGAGGCCGAATACACGGTCATCCACACCTGCTTCTCCGACGGAACGGACGTCGGCGTCGTTTCCGAGCACGGATTCTTTGATCTTGATCTCGGCAAATACGTTTATATCTCAGAAGATACCATGACCGATTATATCGGCCACCGCTTCGTCAAGCGGGGCTCCGCCGTGTTCCGCGATTGGAACGTCGTGACGCTCGAGAGCGTCTGGACAGAGACACGCACCGTCAAGGTATACAGCCCCGTAACTTTCGGACACCTCTGCTATTACACCAACGATATCCTTTCGATGCCCGGCGGCATCAGCGGTCTGTTCAACATCTTTGAAGTCGATGCGGACAGAATGATTTACGACGAAGCGAAGATGGCTGCGGATATCGCCGAATACGGCCTGCTCACGGTCGAAGACTACGGCGGATTGATCAACGACGTCGCTTTCGAGGCCTTCAACGGCAAGTGGCTCGGTGTTGCGGTCGGCAAGGGCAATCTCACATGGGAATACATTGAGTACCTCGCCGAGAGATACGGAGTATTCTGGTAACCCTCATCCATACCATATGCAAACGCCCCCGTCGGGGGCGTTTGTTCTGCCTTATTTAAAAAACCTCTTGACAAAGGGCGGGGAAGGGGTTATAATCTCACTGTAAAGGTTTTTGCTTTACACAAGCGCGGCGTTTCGCCGGTATCGCCAAAGCGTCCGGCGTTGCGGATATGGGAGCGTTGATATGGAGCGCAAGGTTTATTTCTCGCGCCTGCTCGATTTCTACGGCGGGCTCCTGCCGGAAAAGCAGCGCGCGTGTATGTTTCAATATTACTACGACGATCTTTCCCTCGCCGAAGTTTCAGAGAATCTCGGCATCACCCGTCAGGGCGTCCGCGACCTTATCAAGCGCGGCGAGGCGTCCCTCGAGAAGTCGGAGGAGGAGCTGAAACTGATGGAAAGAGAAGAGGCGGCGCGCCGCCGCCGAGCCGAGATAGCCGCCGAGCTCTGCGAGCTCGCGAAACAGGTCCGCGAGCCGCTTGCTTCACAGGTGCGCAGACTCGCTGACAGAATGAATTCCTGGGATGTGTAACGATGGCGTTTGAAAGCTTGAGCCAAAAACTGAACAGCGTTTTCCGCCGGCTCGGCTCCAAGGGCAAGCTGAACGAGAGCGACATCAACACCGCTATGCGCGAGGTCAAGCTCGCGCTCCTCGAGGCCGACGTCAGCTACGTCGTCGTCAAGGACTTCATCGCCTCCGTCAGCGCGAAGGCGAAGGGCGCCGCGGTCATGGAGAGCTTGACTCCCGTGCAGATGGTCATCAAGATCGTCCGCGACGAGCTTATCGCTCTGATGGGCGAGAGCGAGGCGAAGATAAACTTCTCCAACAAGCCGCCCACGGTCGTGCTTCTTGCCGGCCTTCAGGGCTCCGGTAAGACCACGCACTGCGCGAAGCTCGCGATGCATTTCAAGAAGCAGGGCAAGCGTCCGCTGATGGTCGCCTGCGACGTTTACCGTCCCGCCGCGATCGATCAGCTGAAGGTGCTCGGCGAAAAGAACGGCCTGCCCGTTTATTCCGAGGACGGCTCAAAGGATCCGCCGCGCATCGCCGAGAACGCCGTGAAGCACGCCAGGCAGTACGGCAACGACCTGGTGCTCATCGACACCGCCGGCCGTCTTCACATCGACGAGGCGCTGATGGAGGAGCTCGCGGAGATCAAGCGCCGTACGGAGCCGCACGAGATCCTGCTCGTCATCGACGCGATGACCGGTCAGGACGCGGTCAACGTCGCCAAGAGCTTCAACGAGAAGCTCGAGATCGACGGCGTCATCCTCACGAAGCTCGACGGCGATACCCGCGGAGGCGCCGCGCTCGCCGTCCGTCACATAACCGGCAAGCCGATCAAGTTCACCGGCGTCGGCGAGAAGATCGACGAGCTCGAGCCGTTCTACCCCGACCGCGCCGCGTCACGCATACTCGGCATGGGCGATATGCTCTCCTTCATCGAGAAGGCGGAGGCGGAGTTCGACGAGAAGCAGGGCGAGGAGCTCCTTGCCAAGCTCGAGAAGAACAAGTTCGACCTCAACGATATGCTTATGCAGTTCCGCCAGGTCAAGAAGATGGGCTCGATAAAGAAGCTCATCGGCATGCTGCCCGGCACGCAGGGCATAGACGAGAACTCCATCGACGAGAAGGCGTTCCCGCGCATGGAGGCGATCATCCTTTCTATGACGCCCGCGGAGCGCACCAACCCCTCGATCCTCAACGCTTCGCGCCGCAAGCGCATCGCCGACGGCGCCGGCACCAACGTCCAGCAGGTGAACAAGCTCATCAAGCAGTACGAGCAGACGAAAGACCTTATGAAAAAGTTCACAGGCA
This region includes:
- a CDS encoding InlB B-repeat-containing protein, whose protein sequence is MLHVALAFIAVFLCLVFIATSAYALFEKTVTSTGNTITASNPGPVTYNTFTHSANLAHTDTYLYRVGNGNTVKLGSLFAVEQRAVPDPANVKIKVESALGSGAASVYSASVGTNLESGSNAQCVYTKNTSDWTQSTLKFTGEGPVSVTIKEGDGEAYTLNLEVVTGNNFVENATLSSGANIVLLGNVKAGASSGTNPALYLNAKSIYGNGFEIDCTGSNISTKGHGIISLINSSIDNAIIIGPTFTTYQGNYNNDYYGSTVLCEGGTSYISNCRITGASSPLRIKSDGVVSDTVLSGGLMCNMEIKSGSVTVENVTTVNTQNSLGIVFGLDCSAGSTITINGTLDQHNFVADNTTMSNPNATTLKNAMFGSTYSNYQFTSGSRKYVNTGIVSLTANVGAGDIIDNRLDKRNYSGMTASLLGQSGYVYTMVNTDSSMLETSYTEPEYVPSSQKPYDPVFTWSVPSGDNVAAGGDNHCYKDSYGVLQIQFLQGGSKTINASAYQTFKKYQGADPIALSSITCVNKLSGASIAVTDNNITFNDAGEYTISYQYNGVTVYDEVLGTSTTVNYIKTIKVNVAVKKVAPNAVIAVSQVNGAMIWGTAGRFGDPDYKPAAPIFDYMTITDYDDDGNPYTVLDGSNQAAFLNSIASVVADSDNKTGFTINFPDGTKLVIKCAAPYNSGTLEFKKYDNKFYMCGSVNYNNPTAATWNVTSYTYTGRNGVAVTYGKRGFTSTTDSTNYSLSNLSTNRFLMYDAQGGTVSPAYTGTSPATLPTPTRDGYTFLNWNTKADGTGTARNAGANMTFSSTTTLYAIWVKNVTVTFNAGNGSAVSPISAGVGTNQTLPTSTSTMYWLEGWYTAEDGEGTRIGNAGASFTMPSDDTTYYAHWSPKYYVIYNMTNGGTVTADSIEYAGDTVYGAIYEGTALTLATAANGAKTFEGWFTAAEGGTKIGAAGDSYVPTANIELFAQWSDNIPVTFDGNGGTAGTNSATYDNVTPITLPTATRAGHAFNGWYTETSGGTKVGNAGTSYVPTEPTTLYAQWTAYTVTYDANDGSVSPASASAGDNGSVTLPTPTRTGYTFNGWYTETSGGTKIGNGGASYTPTANITIHAQWTVNSYKVTISTSNSSTAVTVNGTTVNNNGSVAYNSVVKVELSYTQSNSLTFTIKQGNTTDVTRYSNEACTTTTTSTAAGTYYFKMPAGDVTINSSSSASGGGNCITEGTLITLADGTQKPVEELTGEELLLVWNLETGSSDVAPIMFIDSDPEAEYTVIHTCFSDGTDVGVVSEHGFFDLDLGKYVYISEDTMTDYIGHRFVKRGSAVFRDWNVVTLESVWTETRTVKVYSPVTFGHLCYYTNDILSMPGGISGLFNIFEVDADRMIYDEAKMAADIAEYGLLTVEDYGGLINDVAFEAFNGKWLGVAVGKGNLTWEYIEYLAERYGVFW
- the ffh gene encoding signal recognition particle protein yields the protein MAFESLSQKLNSVFRRLGSKGKLNESDINTAMREVKLALLEADVSYVVVKDFIASVSAKAKGAAVMESLTPVQMVIKIVRDELIALMGESEAKINFSNKPPTVVLLAGLQGSGKTTHCAKLAMHFKKQGKRPLMVACDVYRPAAIDQLKVLGEKNGLPVYSEDGSKDPPRIAENAVKHARQYGNDLVLIDTAGRLHIDEALMEELAEIKRRTEPHEILLVIDAMTGQDAVNVAKSFNEKLEIDGVILTKLDGDTRGGAALAVRHITGKPIKFTGVGEKIDELEPFYPDRAASRILGMGDMLSFIEKAEAEFDEKQGEELLAKLEKNKFDLNDMLMQFRQVKKMGSIKKLIGMLPGTQGIDENSIDEKAFPRMEAIILSMTPAERTNPSILNASRRKRIADGAGTNVQQVNKLIKQYEQTKDLMKKFTGKGKFGKFRKGGQIPPDWNL